From Cryptomeria japonica unplaced genomic scaffold, Sugi_1.0 HiC_scaffold_46, whole genome shotgun sequence, a single genomic window includes:
- the LOC131862562 gene encoding putative germin-like protein 2-3 has protein sequence MLWACNTQFDYTFISRAFLSDSSVALFIMGNRMIYFTLGLFLLICCYSDNVMAADSDPLQDFCVADKESMVKVNGFVCKDPKDVSAEDFFFGGLGQAGNTDNAVGSNVTMANVMQIPGLNTFGISLVRIDYAVGGINPPHTHPRATEVLVLLEGQLLVGFIDTTNKFFSKTLEKGDVFVFPKALVHFQQNVGHENAVAIAALSSQLPGAQTIANSLFAADPPLPDSVLAKAFRITQELVDFIQKKFA, from the exons ATGTTATGGGCTTGTAATACACAATTCGACTACACATTCATATCCCGAGCTTTTCTGTCTGATTCTTCTGTGGCTCTATTTATAATGGGTAACCGCATGATCTACTTCACGTTGGGACTTTTCCTATTGATATGTTGTTACAGTGATAATGTCATGGCAGCGGATTCCGATCCCTTGCAAGATTTCTGCGTCGCAGACAAGGAAAGCATGG TTAAGGTGAACGGGTTCGTTTGCAAAGATCCCAAGGATGTTTCGGCAGAGGACTTCTTCTTCGGGGGACTTGGGCAGGCAGGGAACACCGACAATGCAGTGGGCTCAAATGTAACGATGGCCAATGTTATGCAGATACCAGGCCTCAACACCTTCGGAATATCGTTGGTCCGTATCGATTACGCGgtgggtggaataaatcctcctcacacGCACCCAAGAGCCACTGAAGTTCTTGTTTTACTGGAAGGCCAGcttcttgtgggtttcattgacaccaccaacaagtttttcagcaaaacgttggagaagggagatgtgtttgtgtttccaaaggcacttgtgcatttccagcagaatgtggggCATGAAAATGCGGTGGCCATAGCTGCATTGAGCAGCCAGCTTCCGGGAGCTCAGACAATCGCCAACTCTCTGTTTGCAGCGGATCCTCCTCTCCCAGATTCCGTATTGGCCAAGGCCTTCCGCATCACCCAAGAGCTTGTCGATTTCATTCAGAAGAAATTTGCATAA